A single region of the Salicibibacter cibi genome encodes:
- a CDS encoding 1,4-dihydroxy-6-naphthoate synthase has translation MKIAYSPCPNDTFVFHALTHGLIEGTPPFDVTYADIDVTNHLAIDGDPDKHDVMKISFAALPWVLEDYALLSCGGALGRGCGPLVLTVSNENDPNHLRGKRVAVPSERSTAYLLFRLWTAQQVEGNIGDIVVMPFHEIMPAVQNGDVDAGLVIHEARFTYQNYGLKKLVDLGDWWEKDTGYAIPLGAIIARRSMDRGALAGWIKQSVDYAWEYPEASREYVRAHSQEMDETVAQNHIDLYVNEFTKELGEEGYGAVEAFLGRAAKEGLVPGDQLQWLRA, from the coding sequence ATGAAAATCGCTTATTCCCCGTGCCCGAACGATACATTTGTTTTTCATGCCCTGACCCACGGTTTGATTGAAGGGACACCCCCTTTTGACGTTACCTATGCGGATATCGATGTCACGAACCATTTGGCGATTGACGGGGATCCCGACAAACACGACGTTATGAAAATTTCATTCGCGGCTCTCCCGTGGGTGTTGGAAGATTACGCGCTCCTATCTTGTGGCGGTGCGCTCGGACGTGGCTGCGGCCCACTTGTTTTAACCGTAAGTAATGAAAATGATCCGAATCATTTGCGAGGTAAACGGGTGGCGGTCCCAAGCGAACGTTCCACCGCTTACTTATTGTTTCGGCTGTGGACGGCACAGCAAGTGGAAGGCAATATTGGCGACATCGTTGTGATGCCGTTCCATGAGATTATGCCGGCCGTACAAAACGGGGATGTGGACGCCGGACTCGTTATCCACGAAGCTCGTTTTACGTACCAAAACTATGGGTTGAAAAAATTAGTCGACCTCGGCGATTGGTGGGAAAAAGACACCGGTTATGCGATTCCGCTAGGTGCGATCATTGCCCGCCGCTCTATGGACCGGGGAGCCCTCGCCGGATGGATTAAGCAATCGGTTGACTACGCTTGGGAATACCCGGAAGCATCGCGAGAATATGTGCGGGCTCATTCACAAGAAATGGATGAGACCGTCGCCCAAAATCATATTGATCTATACGTCAATGAATTCACGAAAGAACTGGGCGAAGAAGGCTACGGCGCTGTTGAGGCATTTTTGGGGCGGGCAGCCAAAGAAGGGCTCGTACCCGGTGATCAATTGCAGTGGTTGCGTGCTTGA
- a CDS encoding CBS domain-containing protein, with protein MNIGFFLLPKQEVKYLSPEATVRQALEKMRHHSYTAAPLVNEEGRYAGTVTEGDLLWQLVDNKEEGLDKAMNLRLKDITLRVQNIPIFIHAQMEDLVALSADQNFIPVTDDSEYFIGIVRRRDIIKHCASLIFEHKE; from the coding sequence TTGAACATCGGATTTTTTCTGTTGCCAAAGCAAGAAGTAAAATATTTAAGCCCGGAAGCAACGGTACGACAAGCACTCGAAAAAATGCGCCATCATAGTTACACAGCAGCCCCGCTCGTTAATGAAGAAGGAAGATATGCCGGCACAGTCACCGAAGGAGATCTCCTTTGGCAGCTTGTCGATAATAAAGAAGAGGGACTCGACAAAGCGATGAACCTCAGACTTAAAGACATTACGCTACGCGTGCAAAACATACCTATTTTCATTCACGCACAGATGGAAGATCTCGTCGCCCTGTCAGCAGATCAAAACTTCATTCCCGTCACGGATGACTCGGAATATTTCATCGGAATTGTAAGACGCCGCGACATTATTAAACATTGCGCTTCGTTAATATTTGAACATAAGGAATAA
- the murB gene encoding UDP-N-acetylmuramate dehydrogenase — MSDDKLYEALKLSLPSERIRRNESLDNYTHTKTGGKADYLVLPNTYEEASAVTALAYKTGVPLTMLGNGSNMIIRDGGIRGIVLHFNRLNKITVQGNTIIAQSGAAIIDVSRTALNQTLTGIEFACGIPGSVGGALVMNAGAYGGEVAHVLVNATLLTTDGEIISLNNEELELSYRSSIISKKDFIVLEAVFRLKPGQYYAIKAKMDELTYLRESKQPLEFPSCGSVFKRPPNHFAGKLIQDSGLQKVRIGGAEVSGKHAGFIVNVDRATATDYLSLINHIQLTVKEKFDVDLHTEVKIIGEDQ; from the coding sequence ATGAGTGATGATAAATTATATGAGGCTTTAAAGCTGTCGTTGCCGAGTGAAAGGATTCGTCGAAATGAGTCGCTTGACAACTATACACACACGAAAACTGGGGGAAAGGCAGATTATCTCGTATTGCCGAATACGTATGAAGAAGCAAGCGCGGTGACTGCTCTTGCTTATAAAACAGGAGTCCCGCTGACGATGCTCGGCAACGGCTCCAACATGATCATACGAGACGGCGGAATAAGAGGAATCGTTCTGCATTTTAATCGCTTAAACAAAATAACCGTACAAGGAAACACCATTATTGCACAGAGCGGAGCTGCCATCATAGATGTTTCAAGAACAGCCCTTAACCAAACACTGACAGGCATAGAATTTGCTTGCGGCATTCCCGGTTCCGTAGGCGGAGCGCTTGTCATGAACGCAGGGGCGTATGGCGGAGAGGTTGCGCACGTGCTAGTAAATGCAACACTCCTAACAACAGACGGGGAGATTATTTCTCTCAACAATGAAGAATTGGAACTTTCTTACCGTAGTAGTATTATATCAAAAAAGGATTTCATTGTTTTGGAAGCTGTTTTCCGGTTGAAGCCGGGGCAGTATTATGCCATTAAAGCAAAGATGGATGAATTGACCTATTTACGAGAGTCCAAACAACCGTTGGAATTCCCCTCGTGCGGAAGCGTGTTTAAACGCCCGCCCAATCATTTCGCAGGAAAATTGATTCAAGATAGCGGCTTGCAAAAAGTGCGCATCGGCGGCGCTGAAGTTTCCGGCAAGCACGCAGGTTTTATCGTCAACGTCGACCGGGCAACCGCCACTGATTATTTATCATTGATCAATCATATCCAACTTACCGTAAAGGAAAAATTCGACGTCGACTTACACACGGAGGTCAAAATTATAGGAGAGGATCAATAA
- a CDS encoding Na+/H+ antiporter subunit A: MSWLHLFILLPLLFAVIIPILYKKIAKIHTGWFVLVVPLSIFVYLLMFLPMIAGGETAMYALPWIPAFNIDISFYVDGLGLVFGLIISGIGTLVVLYSIYYLDKAREALHNFYVYLMIFMTAMLGVVFSDNLIVLYLFWELTSISSFLLIAYWYARRQSRYGAQKAMLITIFGGFSLLAAIIMLGIMGDTFSIRELISQGGQLVQHPLFIPAMILLLIGAFTKSAQFPFHIWLPDAMEAPTPISAYLHSATMVKAGIYLVARFTPLFGGTMEWFWIVTGVGLLTLFWGALLAVKQRDLKALLAFSTISQLGLIMSLLGMGSAALYYGEGELADLHSMAVLAAVFHLLNHATFKGSLFMVVGIVDHETGTRDIRKLGGLMSIMPISFTLALIGSLSMAGLPPFNGFLSKELFFTGTLNAASLDIFRMETYGFLIPVIAWVASVFTFIYSLILVFKTFFGNYQPERLEKEAHEAPWGMLLPPAILALFVVVIFFVPNVLGEYVLEPMMASILPTLAGQFDFHIEAWHGFEPELFMTIALVALGIILYLTLKKWIGLYNHMPRVLTITNAYNSGLKGMESISRKITNAHMTGFSRDYLRYIFLIFVLVVGASLFLLDGFSFDTGNVAHINMFEIILSLVLVGATAMVVFTRSRLAAVICVGVLGYIVALFFVVLRAPDLALTQLAIETVTVALFLVCFYHLPRLRQKEEGDGFNVINMLIAGAVGTLVTLVALSANGHRLFPAISEYYLDAYELAGAANMVNAILADFRALDTLLEIFVLCIAGLGVFALVKVRLARREKNENQ; encoded by the coding sequence TTGTCTTGGTTACATCTATTTATTTTGTTACCTTTGCTATTTGCCGTTATTATTCCGATTTTGTATAAAAAAATCGCAAAGATACATACTGGCTGGTTCGTATTAGTTGTTCCGCTGTCGATTTTCGTTTATTTGCTTATGTTTCTCCCTATGATTGCAGGAGGTGAAACGGCGATGTATGCATTGCCGTGGATCCCGGCTTTTAATATTGACATCAGCTTTTATGTCGATGGTCTCGGACTCGTTTTCGGCTTGATCATCTCGGGGATCGGAACACTCGTCGTTCTTTATTCTATTTATTATTTGGATAAAGCCCGCGAAGCGCTTCATAATTTTTATGTCTATCTCATGATATTCATGACGGCCATGCTTGGGGTTGTGTTTTCGGATAACCTCATTGTCCTTTATCTTTTCTGGGAATTGACGAGTATTTCCTCTTTCTTATTGATTGCTTATTGGTACGCAAGGCGGCAATCGCGTTATGGCGCACAAAAAGCAATGCTCATTACGATCTTTGGCGGCTTCTCTCTGCTGGCGGCGATCATTATGCTTGGCATAATGGGTGATACGTTCAGCATCCGCGAATTGATTTCCCAGGGTGGGCAACTTGTGCAGCACCCGTTGTTTATTCCTGCGATGATCTTGCTGTTGATTGGAGCTTTTACAAAGTCGGCGCAATTTCCGTTCCATATATGGTTGCCGGATGCCATGGAAGCCCCGACGCCGATCAGTGCCTATCTGCATTCGGCGACAATGGTAAAAGCGGGCATTTATCTTGTCGCCCGTTTCACACCGCTTTTCGGGGGCACGATGGAGTGGTTTTGGATCGTGACGGGCGTTGGGCTCCTCACACTCTTCTGGGGTGCTTTGTTGGCAGTGAAACAGCGGGATTTAAAAGCATTATTGGCTTTTTCCACGATCAGCCAACTTGGGCTTATCATGTCGCTTTTGGGAATGGGTTCGGCGGCGCTTTATTACGGAGAGGGTGAACTGGCCGACCTACATTCCATGGCAGTCCTTGCCGCTGTTTTTCATTTGCTGAACCATGCTACTTTTAAAGGCAGCCTGTTCATGGTTGTCGGTATCGTCGACCATGAAACGGGGACGCGTGATATTCGCAAACTCGGCGGTCTTATGTCAATTATGCCGATATCGTTTACGCTGGCATTGATCGGGAGTTTATCGATGGCAGGCTTGCCCCCGTTTAACGGTTTTCTCAGCAAAGAACTTTTCTTTACCGGGACGCTAAATGCAGCAAGCCTTGACATCTTCAGGATGGAGACATATGGATTTTTAATCCCGGTTATTGCTTGGGTTGCCAGTGTGTTTACGTTCATTTACAGCCTCATTCTTGTATTTAAAACGTTCTTCGGCAACTATCAACCGGAACGTTTGGAAAAAGAGGCCCACGAAGCGCCGTGGGGGATGTTGCTCCCGCCGGCGATCTTAGCGCTGTTCGTCGTTGTGATCTTTTTTGTTCCTAACGTACTTGGCGAATATGTTTTGGAACCAATGATGGCGTCAATCTTGCCGACATTGGCCGGGCAATTTGATTTTCATATTGAAGCATGGCATGGTTTTGAGCCGGAATTGTTTATGACGATTGCCCTCGTTGCTCTCGGTATAATCTTGTATTTGACGTTAAAAAAGTGGATTGGATTGTACAACCATATGCCAAGAGTTCTAACGATTACGAACGCATATAATTCGGGGCTTAAAGGGATGGAAAGCATTTCAAGAAAAATCACGAATGCGCATATGACCGGATTTAGCCGTGACTATCTACGTTATATTTTCTTAATCTTTGTTTTGGTCGTCGGTGCAAGCTTATTTCTGTTGGATGGGTTTTCTTTTGATACGGGTAATGTCGCGCATATCAATATGTTTGAAATCATCCTTTCTCTTGTGCTCGTAGGCGCCACGGCGATGGTTGTCTTTACACGATCACGATTGGCAGCAGTGATCTGTGTCGGTGTTTTGGGCTATATCGTTGCTTTATTCTTTGTTGTGTTGCGAGCACCGGACTTGGCGTTGACACAGCTCGCGATTGAAACGGTCACCGTCGCATTGTTTTTGGTGTGTTTCTATCATCTTCCGCGATTGCGGCAAAAGGAGGAAGGAGATGGCTTCAATGTGATTAATATGTTGATTGCGGGTGCCGTAGGGACCCTTGTAACGTTGGTGGCGTTATCCGCAAACGGTCACCGTCTCTTTCCGGCGATTTCCGAATACTACTTGGATGCCTACGAACTGGCCGGTGCAGCAAATATGGTAAATGCGATTTTAGCGGATTTTCGCGCCCTTGATACATTGCTTGAAATCTTTGTGCTTTGTATTGCAGGTCTAGGCGTTTTTGCGCTAGTCAAAGTAAGGCTGGCAAGGAGGGAAAAGAATGAAAACCAATGA
- a CDS encoding Na+/H+ antiporter subunit G, translating into MSANVMIEIFVAILLIVGVIMILISAFGLMRLPDVYTRSHGATKSATLGVLCTLAGVFIHFGLVEGFFSVRLLLGIVFVFLTAPVVGHVCCRAAYRSGVPLYEESVQDDLEEVLGDAEERRRKREEEMNVRRAKKENVSE; encoded by the coding sequence TTGAGCGCAAACGTGATGATTGAGATATTTGTTGCCATCCTTTTAATCGTCGGTGTGATCATGATCCTCATCAGCGCCTTTGGGCTCATGCGGCTCCCCGATGTGTATACACGTTCCCATGGCGCGACGAAAAGCGCTACATTAGGTGTTTTATGTACGTTGGCAGGCGTTTTTATCCACTTTGGTTTAGTGGAAGGTTTTTTTAGTGTCCGTTTGCTCTTGGGGATTGTGTTTGTGTTTTTAACCGCTCCCGTTGTCGGCCATGTCTGCTGTCGCGCGGCTTATCGCTCAGGGGTCCCCCTCTATGAGGAAAGTGTGCAAGATGATCTGGAAGAAGTGTTAGGAGATGCTGAAGAACGGAGACGAAAAAGAGAAGAGGAAATGAACGTTAGGCGTGCGAAAAAGGAAAACGTTTCCGAATGA
- a CDS encoding Na+/H+ antiporter subunit E codes for MPFQILTNLIIALLWVTLQDDWSLPTFTLGYLLGLAIVFLMRRFFNEKFYLYRVWAIIVLLFIFLWELIHSTIIVTGQILRPKLNITPGIFKLETELESNWEITTLALLFMLTPGSVVVEVSPDRRTFYMHAMDIPVSSDMVFTSHVRFEKAIMEVTR; via the coding sequence ATGCCTTTTCAAATACTGACCAACTTAATCATTGCCCTCTTATGGGTGACGTTACAAGATGATTGGAGTCTTCCTACGTTCACGTTAGGGTATTTACTGGGGCTCGCGATCGTGTTTTTGATGCGGCGTTTCTTCAACGAAAAATTTTATTTATACAGAGTCTGGGCGATTATCGTATTGTTATTTATATTCTTGTGGGAGCTCATTCACTCGACTATTATCGTCACCGGACAAATTTTGCGACCGAAATTAAATATTACACCCGGGATTTTCAAGTTGGAAACAGAGCTTGAAAGCAATTGGGAAATTACCACACTCGCTTTACTTTTTATGCTCACACCAGGTTCGGTCGTTGTAGAAGTTTCTCCGGATAGGCGAACGTTTTATATGCACGCGATGGATATCCCCGTTTCCAGCGATATGGTTTTCACCTCACACGTGAGATTTGAAAAAGCGATTATGGAGGTGACGCGCTAA
- a CDS encoding Na(+)/H(+) antiporter subunit C: protein MEILMSVLAGILFTAGTYLVLAKSLIRIVLGTAIIGHGALLLLLTMGGIKTGAPPLLGLESASYTDPLPQALILTAIVINFGTLGFFLVLSYRSYQELGTDDMEELRGTEDE, encoded by the coding sequence ATGGAAATTTTAATGTCTGTCCTTGCCGGGATTTTGTTTACAGCAGGCACTTACCTGGTACTGGCCAAAAGTTTAATACGGATCGTTTTAGGCACGGCAATTATCGGCCATGGCGCCTTGCTTTTGCTGCTCACGATGGGCGGGATTAAGACCGGAGCGCCCCCGTTATTGGGGTTGGAAAGTGCTTCTTACACCGACCCGCTGCCGCAAGCATTGATTTTAACTGCTATCGTCATTAATTTTGGAACGCTGGGATTTTTCCTCGTACTCTCGTATCGTTCTTATCAAGAGTTGGGAACAGATGATATGGAGGAATTAAGGGGCACTGAAGATGAATAA
- a CDS encoding histidine kinase, with product MDQNQTQTDECILTCVYYGPNGEKLIKRGGKIAKKLGCPFYILTINEADVDDLDHDKSHYLEYWKTLADEYNATEFIIKSNNKRPITKVIAQVAKDKQATQVVIGQTARNRWQELTKGSLINSLLKELPFVDLHIIAMTRGLENYKDEHFETGVRAYLIKTDDDNYRLSFNHTHACSYSGVFYKEIGTDFNNGVFSFINGNKKCDVHVTDDYVQESLPPQQKSGTSKS from the coding sequence ATGGATCAAAACCAAACGCAAACAGACGAATGCATTCTAACCTGCGTTTACTACGGTCCAAATGGGGAAAAATTGATCAAAAGAGGCGGCAAAATCGCCAAAAAACTAGGGTGTCCATTCTATATATTAACGATCAACGAAGCGGACGTAGATGATCTTGACCATGATAAAAGCCATTATCTGGAGTATTGGAAGACGCTCGCCGACGAATATAACGCGACGGAGTTCATTATAAAATCAAATAACAAACGCCCCATCACCAAAGTGATTGCGCAAGTGGCTAAGGATAAACAAGCAACACAAGTTGTCATCGGGCAGACCGCCAGAAACCGCTGGCAGGAGCTAACAAAGGGATCTCTTATTAATTCGTTGCTCAAAGAGCTCCCCTTTGTTGACCTGCATATCATTGCCATGACACGAGGATTGGAAAATTATAAAGATGAGCATTTCGAAACAGGCGTTCGTGCCTACCTCATCAAAACCGATGACGACAACTATCGCCTGTCCTTTAATCATACGCATGCCTGTTCATACTCGGGTGTTTTTTATAAAGAAATTGGCACTGATTTCAACAATGGCGTTTTTTCATTCATCAACGGAAACAAAAAGTGCGATGTCCACGTAACGGATGATTATGTGCAAGAGTCTCTGCCTCCGCAACAGAAGTCCGGGACATCTAAATCTTAA
- a CDS encoding Na+/H+ antiporter subunit D, with the protein MNNLVILPLLIPLLTGVLLIFFRKQIRVQRYVTTVSLLLLMAVTIVLIHQVSVEGIQTLNLGGWEPPYGIVLVADMFALLLVLATAIVTFCCVLYGFRTIGEEREKHYLYTFIHFMIVGIMGSFLTGDLFNLFVFFEVMLLSSYILISLGGEKSQLRESLKYVVINIVSSMFFLVAIGYLYAITGTLNFADLSVRIAETGQDGLITTVAIFLLLVFAIKAALLMFFWLPGAYVVPPMAISAMFAALLTKVGIYSIFRTFTLIFYHETAITHELIGWLGVATMVLGGIGAVAYWDLRRILAYNVIIAVGFIMIGLAVFTEGALAGSIYYLIHDMIVKALLFLLGGVMIGLTGTNQLREMSGMIRNHALLGWMFFLAAFALAGVPPLSGFIGKLLTLQGAIDEGFYVMAATGLITSLMVLYSVMKIFMNGFWGENQLSVEDEKMSTKGLLFPCAILAILSVGLGVGVEWVNVYVLQAAEVLNNPQVYIDAVLQN; encoded by the coding sequence ATGAATAATTTAGTTATTTTACCTTTGCTCATCCCGTTGTTGACGGGTGTGCTACTGATCTTTTTCCGAAAACAAATACGTGTGCAACGTTATGTGACTACCGTGTCTTTATTGTTGTTAATGGCCGTGACAATTGTGCTTATCCATCAAGTGTCGGTGGAGGGGATACAAACGTTGAATTTGGGCGGATGGGAGCCGCCTTATGGCATTGTGCTTGTTGCTGATATGTTTGCCCTGCTGCTCGTGCTGGCAACGGCGATTGTTACCTTTTGCTGTGTGCTTTATGGCTTTCGAACGATCGGAGAAGAAAGAGAAAAGCATTATCTTTACACGTTTATTCATTTTATGATCGTTGGCATCATGGGATCATTTTTAACCGGCGATCTTTTCAACCTGTTTGTATTTTTTGAGGTTATGCTGCTTTCTTCGTACATACTCATTTCCCTCGGGGGAGAAAAAAGCCAACTGCGGGAGTCTTTGAAGTATGTGGTTATCAATATTGTCTCGTCCATGTTTTTTCTGGTGGCGATTGGATATCTTTATGCCATTACCGGCACGTTGAATTTTGCCGATTTGTCGGTGAGAATTGCCGAAACGGGACAAGACGGGTTAATTACAACGGTGGCTATCTTTCTTTTGCTCGTGTTTGCCATCAAAGCTGCCCTGCTCATGTTTTTTTGGCTCCCGGGCGCATACGTTGTTCCACCCATGGCCATTTCTGCCATGTTTGCGGCATTGTTGACAAAGGTTGGTATTTATTCTATTTTCCGGACATTCACGCTGATTTTTTATCACGAAACTGCCATCACTCATGAGTTGATTGGCTGGTTAGGTGTCGCAACGATGGTTCTCGGCGGCATCGGCGCCGTGGCATACTGGGATCTACGACGAATTCTAGCCTACAATGTTATTATCGCCGTTGGATTTATTATGATCGGGCTTGCCGTTTTTACAGAAGGCGCACTGGCAGGTTCCATTTACTATTTGATCCATGACATGATCGTTAAAGCGTTGTTGTTTTTACTTGGCGGAGTGATGATCGGGTTGACAGGAACGAATCAATTGCGTGAGATGAGTGGTATGATTCGCAATCACGCATTGCTGGGCTGGATGTTTTTCCTCGCTGCATTTGCATTGGCCGGCGTACCGCCGCTTAGTGGGTTTATCGGCAAGCTGTTGACACTGCAGGGGGCTATCGACGAAGGCTTTTATGTGATGGCTGCGACCGGTTTGATTACAAGCCTTATGGTGCTTTATTCGGTCATGAAAATATTTATGAATGGCTTTTGGGGAGAAAATCAATTGTCTGTCGAAGATGAGAAAATGTCGACCAAAGGACTGTTGTTTCCGTGTGCAATATTGGCGATCCTGAGCGTCGGTCTCGGGGTCGGCGTTGAATGGGTGAATGTGTATGTGTTACAGGCAGCGGAAGTTTTGAACAACCCTCAAGTTTATATCGACGCTGTTCTGCAAAATTGA
- a CDS encoding Na(+)/H(+) antiporter subunit B: protein MKTNDVILQTISSVSAFIILAFGAYLFFAGHHDPGGGFIAGLVFASALVLLYLAFDMETVQQGIRVDYKILTGIGVGLSTLTGIGAMLLGFPFLTHTFEYVDFPFFGEIELATSVLFEVGVSLAVVGATMTIILSISEDA from the coding sequence ATGAAAACCAATGATGTGATTTTACAAACCATCAGCAGTGTTTCGGCGTTTATCATTCTTGCGTTTGGCGCCTATTTGTTCTTTGCCGGTCACCATGATCCCGGAGGCGGGTTTATCGCAGGGCTTGTATTTGCTTCCGCGCTTGTGCTTTTGTATTTGGCATTTGACATGGAAACTGTTCAACAAGGCATCCGTGTCGACTATAAAATTTTAACGGGCATAGGCGTTGGCCTCTCCACACTGACGGGAATCGGGGCCATGCTCCTCGGTTTTCCTTTTCTCACCCATACGTTTGAATATGTGGATTTCCCCTTTTTCGGCGAAATCGAACTGGCGACTTCCGTATTGTTTGAAGTGGGTGTGTCGCTTGCCGTTGTAGGCGCTACGATGACGATTATCCTAAGTATTAGTGAGGATGCATAG
- a CDS encoding Na(+)/H(+) antiporter subunit F1 produces the protein MFDAVLLLLLLLLAIAILAGLYRAIKGPSMADRVIALDLISIMMIALIGVVSLYLETDAFLEAILLLGILAFIGAIAFAKYIERGVIIERKRDD, from the coding sequence ATGTTTGACGCTGTCCTGCTTTTGTTGCTTCTTTTACTTGCGATCGCGATACTGGCGGGGTTATATCGAGCGATAAAAGGACCCTCGATGGCTGATCGTGTCATCGCGTTAGATCTTATCAGCATTATGATGATCGCGTTGATAGGGGTGGTTTCCCTTTATTTAGAAACGGATGCTTTTTTGGAAGCGATACTGTTACTCGGAATTCTGGCGTTCATCGGGGCTATAGCCTTTGCGAAGTATATTGAAAGGGGGGTTATCATTGAGCGCAAACGTGATGATTGA
- a CDS encoding FadR/GntR family transcriptional regulator, whose product MNYKQVQSKKIYEIVADDIKGRIDNGELQPGDRLDSVERLARQFNVGRSAVREALSALKAIGLVDIKHGEGTFIKSVNRLTLKLPVSALLNLNSEEIRDLLEVRKIVEVGAAGSAAHRWEKNQLVVIEEALQQMAVPIRDGKLGEEADWQFHLAIARATQNNMLVDFQENIAQKTKRTMLETRRIWLFSEKVRAERLYEQHACIYEAIKARDAVLAQQRMREHLESVEQVLFQ is encoded by the coding sequence ATGAATTATAAACAAGTTCAATCGAAAAAAATATACGAAATAGTAGCTGATGATATCAAAGGACGCATTGATAACGGGGAGTTGCAACCGGGTGATCGGCTGGATTCCGTGGAAAGGCTGGCCCGCCAGTTTAATGTCGGACGCTCTGCCGTTCGCGAAGCATTGAGCGCCCTGAAGGCCATTGGATTGGTGGATATTAAACACGGAGAAGGCACGTTCATCAAATCTGTGAATCGCCTTACGTTAAAATTGCCGGTATCCGCTTTATTAAACCTAAACTCGGAAGAGATTCGAGATCTTTTGGAAGTGAGAAAAATCGTAGAAGTTGGCGCTGCAGGGAGCGCTGCGCATCGTTGGGAAAAGAATCAACTAGTAGTGATCGAAGAGGCCCTTCAACAGATGGCTGTGCCAATTAGAGATGGAAAGCTCGGTGAGGAAGCCGATTGGCAATTTCATCTCGCGATCGCGCGAGCTACGCAAAATAACATGCTTGTCGATTTCCAGGAAAACATTGCGCAGAAAACGAAGCGAACGATGCTTGAGACTAGAAGAATTTGGCTTTTTTCCGAAAAAGTCAGAGCGGAACGTCTATATGAGCAACATGCGTGCATCTATGAAGCGATAAAAGCAAGAGACGCTGTACTTGCACAGCAACGCATGCGTGAACATTTGGAAAGCGTGGAACAAGTTTTGTTTCAGTAG
- a CDS encoding sulfurtransferase has translation MHVDYFVTKEWLYDHLDDSGVVIADCRYDLQDPESGWKAYRKGHIPGAVFFDLKKDLSGSVGTHGGRHPLPAIGDFTETLNAAGIDGDKHVVVYDNQHGSMAARLWWLLRYVGHPTVSLLDENYSEWEAQEYPTSVEVPIPQPTDFEARLQSDMRVDIDDVKKLKEKENVVVLDARTPERYRGEQEPLDKKAGHIPGAENWFWKENVGSDGKWKSTEALVERFRSLQEKDAVVVYCGSGVSANANIIALKQAGIKNVKLYPGSWSDWASYGHNPVSKGETP, from the coding sequence ATGCACGTGGATTATTTTGTCACAAAAGAATGGCTTTACGACCATCTCGATGATTCCGGCGTTGTCATTGCCGATTGTCGCTATGATCTACAGGATCCGGAATCCGGTTGGAAAGCTTATCGGAAGGGTCATATTCCTGGAGCCGTCTTTTTTGATTTGAAAAAAGATCTTTCAGGCTCCGTCGGTACCCATGGCGGAAGACACCCACTGCCGGCGATCGGTGACTTCACGGAAACATTGAATGCTGCCGGAATCGACGGTGACAAGCATGTCGTCGTCTACGACAACCAGCACGGATCAATGGCGGCTCGGTTATGGTGGTTGTTGCGCTATGTCGGCCATCCCACTGTCTCGCTTCTGGATGAGAACTATTCCGAATGGGAGGCCCAAGAGTATCCGACGAGCGTGGAAGTCCCGATTCCCCAACCAACCGATTTCGAAGCCCGACTACAATCTGACATGCGTGTCGATATAGACGATGTTAAAAAATTAAAAGAAAAAGAAAACGTCGTCGTTCTTGATGCGCGGACACCAGAACGTTACCGCGGAGAACAGGAACCACTGGATAAAAAAGCCGGTCACATCCCGGGGGCAGAAAATTGGTTTTGGAAGGAGAATGTGGGAAGCGACGGAAAGTGGAAATCAACCGAGGCACTCGTCGAACGCTTCCGTTCCTTGCAAGAGAAGGACGCCGTCGTCGTTTATTGTGGCTCCGGTGTGTCCGCGAATGCGAACATTATCGCTTTAAAACAAGCAGGCATAAAAAATGTGAAATTGTACCCCGGAAGTTGGAGCGATTGGGCCTCGTACGGCCATAATCCTGTTTCAAAAGGAGAAACGCCGTAA